Part of the Fusarium musae strain F31 chromosome 3, whole genome shotgun sequence genome, GCCAGACAGGCAACCCCGCTGCTGTCAAGCCTCTCCGACAGGTTCTGGCTGATTTGAAGGAGGACCCAATGTGCCGCCACGAAGCTGCCGAAGCCCTTGGAGCCTTAGGCTGGGCTGACAACCTAGACATCCTCCGCGAGTACCGAGACCGCAAAGAGGAGGACATAAGCATTATCGAGACATGCGAGATCGCTATCCAGCGCATCGAGTGGGAGAACTCAGAAGAGCGACGAAAGGAAAAGTTGCGCCCTAGGTTTGTGCAAAGACATGTTGGGGTTGCCCCTGATTAACATTTGTCGTCTAGTGATTTTGCCTCTATCGATCCTGCGCCCCCGATGCCCGAATCCGAACAGAAGGCCGAAGTCGAGGAGCTTGGCCATAAGCTCATGGATACAAATCTGCCTCTATTCCTCCGTTACCGCGCCATGTTTGCTCTCCGAGATCTGGCATCACCTCCCGACCTGCCCACTGCTGTCCCCGCTGTTCTCGCTCTTGCTAAAGGATTGTCCGACTCCTCCGCACTCTTCCGACACGAGATCGCCTTTGTATTTGGCCAGCTTTCACACCCCGCTTCTATCCCAGCCCTGACTGAGGCGTTGAGTGACGTCAACGAGGCTAGCATGGTTCGACATGAAGCAGCCGAGGCACTTGGAAGTCTGGGCGAGGAGGAAGGTGTCGAGGCTACCCTAAGAAAGTTCCTTCATGACAAGGAAAAGGTTGTTCGAGAGAGTTGCATTGTTGCGCTGGATATCGCTGAGTATGAGAAGGGTGGAGAGGCTGAGTATGCTTTGATCCCCGAGACTGCAGGAGTTTCTGTATGATTTATGAGTGCGCTCGCATTGTCTAGTATTGCGTCTAGTTGTTTTCATGCCACCTAAAATTTGAATGTTAGATTAGTTAAAATAGATGGATTCGGGATTCTCACGAGTTGCCGCAATCGCAAAGGTAGATGACCGTTGATCCTTCATCTGCACCGCGCA contains:
- the LIA1 gene encoding deoxyhypusine hydroxylase (EggNog:ENOG41~BUSCO:EOG09263JZO), translating into MSPSADTPETSNSADSTVLSLRKSLCSEDTPLPIRFRALFSLKHVATTSDDDSTRIAAIEAIAAGFTSPSALLKHELAYCLGQTGNPAAVKPLRQVLADLKEDPMCRHEAAEALGALGWADNLDILREYRDRKEEDISIIETCEIAIQRIEWENSEERRKEKLRPSDFASIDPAPPMPESEQKAEVEELGHKLMDTNLPLFLRYRAMFALRDLASPPDLPTAVPAVLALAKGLSDSSALFRHEIAFVFGQLSHPASIPALTEALSDVNEASMVRHEAAEALGSLGEEEGVEATLRKFLHDKEKVVRESCIVALDIAEYEKGGEAEYALIPETAGVSV